One window of the Trifolium pratense cultivar HEN17-A07 linkage group LG2, ARS_RC_1.1, whole genome shotgun sequence genome contains the following:
- the LOC123909591 gene encoding protein NODULATION SIGNALING PATHWAY 2-like, with product MEMDIDMVMDVVPDFLEFSNYSNTTTTPTSDEDITLSPLLDLDFFTTNQDDFHDFIDALTNDEIITVDPNLDKMVVEQDEEEGSMGDMSNSNSTTDEDTDDDDRKGLRLVHLLMAAAEALTGTNKSHNLAQVILIRLKDLVSSTHGTNMERLAAYFTDALQTLLNGADTGTTANNHHNKLCLLTGPHQTDLLSAFQLLQDMSPYVKFAHFTANQAILEAVTHDRRVHIVDYDIMEGAQWASLIQSLSSRKEGLPGPHLRITALSRNKERGSGRRSTTATVQETGRRLTSFAASVGQPFTFHQCRLDSDEMFRAATLKLVRGEALVFNCVMHLPHLSYRASDSIASFFNGAKELESKLVTLVEEEVGPTSDGGFVGLFMDSLHRYSAMYDSLEAGFPMNKWARSLVEQVFLGPRIMGSVAQLYMNGEEEGQVRGSWGEWLGAEGFKGVTISYGNHCQSKLLLGLFNDGYRVEEMSNNKLVLGWKSRRLLSASIWTCMSKSEYDF from the coding sequence ATGGAGATGGACATAGACATGGTCATGGATGTTGTCCCTGATTTCCTTGAATTCTCCAATTACAGTAACACTACGACCACCCCCACTTCCGATGAAGACATCACCTTGTCCCCTCTCCTCGATTTAGATTTCTTCACCACAAACCAAGATGATTTCCATGACTTCATTGATGCACTCACCAACGATGAAATCATAACCGTTGATCCAAATCTAGACAAAATGGTCGTTGAgcaagatgaagaagaaggatCCATGGGAGACATGTCCAACTCCAATTCCACTACAGATGAAGACACTGACGACGACGATAGAAAGGGCCTCCGTCTTGTGCACCTCCTTATGGCGGCGGCGGAGGCCTTAACAGGCACAAACAAGAGCCACAATCTGGCTCAAGTGATATTGATTCGGCTCAAAGACTTAGTGTCTTCCACTCATGGCACCAACATGGAGAGACTCGCCGCGTATTTTACCGACGCCCTCCAAACTCTACTAAACGGCGCTGATACTGGTACCACCGCCAACAACCACCACAACAAACTTTGCTTACTCACTGGACCACACCAAACAGATTTACTCTCAGCCTTTCAGCTTCTTCAAGACATGTCTCCTTACGTCAAGTTCGCTCACTTCACAGCTAATCAAGCCATCCTTGAAGCCGTTACTCATGATAGAAGAGTTCACATAGTTGACTATGATATCATGGAAGGGGCCCAATGGGCTTCATTAATTCAATCACTTTCATCACGTAAAGAAGGCCTGCCGGGCCCACATCTTCGCATCACTGCATTGTCCAGAAACAAAGAACGTGGCAGTGGACGTAGATCAACCACTGCCACTGTTCAAGAAACTGGACGACGACTAACGTCGTTTGCAGCTTCTGTTGGACAACCGTTTACTTTTCATCAATGTAGGTTGGATTCAGACGAAATGTTTCGAGCTGCTACGTTGAAGCTTGTTCGTGGCGAGGCTTTGGTGTTTAACTGTGTGATGCATTTACCACATCTTAGTTACCGTGCCTCCGATTCTATTGCTTCGTTTTTCAATGGTGCGAAAGAATTGGAATCAAAACTTGTGACATTAGTTGAAGAGGAGGTGGGTCCCACTAGTGATGGAGGCTTTGTGGGATTGTTTATGGATTCTTTGCACCGTTATTCAGCTATGTATGATTCACTTGAGGCTGGATTTCCTATGAATAAATGGGCTAGGAGTTTAGTTGAACAAGTGTTTTTGGGCCCAAGAATAATGGGCTCAGTGGCCCAATTATACATGAATGGTGAAGAGGAGGGGCAAGTGAGGGGTTCTTGGGGGGAGTGGTTGGGTGCGGAAGGGTTCAAGGGAGTTACCATAAGCTATGGTAATCATTGTCAATCAAAGTTGTTATTGGGTCTATTTAACGATGGTTATAGGGTGGAGGAAATGAGTAACAATAAGTTGGTGTTGGGTTGGAAATCAAGGCGTTTGCTTTCGGCTTCTATTTGGACTTGTATGTCAAAGTCGGAATATGATTTTTAG
- the LOC123909592 gene encoding uncharacterized protein LOC123909592, translated as MRGIGGPLLCIGDLLSDVGEENEEGRETTSPSYHPSSSSSSKSSLSDLNNNNAPPPPLPDLTKLFQENYDQLNSALNSTDHSWTSLTLKLCTSLDTANKLVQCTNSNVSSLLEKVEELEKIVKRGDSAIAATKAFYVAPDNSSNALK; from the exons ATGAGAGGAATCGGAGGGCCCCTTTTATGCATCGGAGATCTTCTGAGCGACGTTggagaagaaaatgaagaggGACGAGAAACAACCTCACCCTCCTATCATCcctcttcttcttcgtcttctAAATCTTCTCTTTCAGATCTCAACAACAATAACGCTCCTCCTCCACCACTTCCTGACCTCACCAAACTCtttcag GAAAACTACGATCAACTTAACTCTGCGCTCAATTCCACCGACCATTCTTGGACTTCTCTAACATTGAAG TTATGTACTTCGCTAGATACTGCAAACAAGCTGGTTCAATGTACCAATTCAAATGTATCATCGTTGTTGGAGAAGGTTGAAGAGCTTGAGAAAATTGTCAAGAGAGGAGATTCTGCCATAGCAGCGACGAAGGCATTTTATGTTGCTCCCGATAATAGCAGCAATGCCTTGAAGTGA